GGGACGGTGATCACCCCGTCACTGCCGGTCGCGGTGGAGCTGGCCGACCGCCCCGGGATCGTTGTGCTGCTGGCCGGCGGACGCGTGCGAGCCGGCGATCTGGCCTGCTCGAACGCACACACCAAGGCCTTCTTCAGCGACGTGTACGCCGATATCGCCTTCCTCGGATCCGGCGGCGTCGATGCGGCGGCCGGGCTCACCGACTTCCACCTCGACGAGATCGACGTGCGCCGCACGATCATCGCCAACAGTGCACGCAGCTACATCCTTGCCGACTCGTCCAAGCTCGGGCAGGTGGCGCCCTACCGGGTGTGCGACCTGAGCGCGATCGACGGACTGATCACCGACCAGAACACCGACCCGGCCGTTGCAGCGGCCCTGCAGGAGACGGGAGGTGTGGTCATGCCGGCGCGGCCGGCAAGCGCCTGAAACGGGTGCGGGCGACGTTGCAGCGCCGCCCGCGGACCGAGCCAATCCTTCGCGAAACAGTCAATTTCCCTCAGAAAGCCCGATCTATGACAAATTCTGGCACATCGCCGTACGGCTATACCGAAACCCTCGAACGCGGCACCGGCAAATTCGCCTCGTTCGCGGTCGCCTTCGCGTTCGTCTCGATCGCCACCGGCATCTTCACCACCTACGGCAGCGTCCTGAACAGCTCCGGCCCGATGGGTATCTGGACCTGGCCGATCGTGATCGTCGGCCAGGTGGCCGTGGCCCTCCTGCTCGGTTCGCTGGCCGCCCGCATCCCGGTGACCGGCTACGCCTATCAGTGGGTCTCGCGCCTGGCCAACCCGATTCTCGGCTGGATCACCGGCTGGATCTCGTTCACGTTCCTGGCCATCGTGGTGGTCGCCGTCGACTACACCGTGGCCGCCACCGTGGTGCCCGCCCTGTTCGACTTCTCCGGCACGCCGTTGACCTCATTCGAGATCACCGCCGGAGTGCTGCTGCTGCAAGCGCTGTTGGTCGGGTTGTCGACCAAGTGGACCGAGCGGGTCAACAACTTCGCCGTCACCGCTGAGCTGATCGGGATGGTCGCCCTGGTGGTCCTGCTGTTCATCGTCGGCGTCATCGCGCACAAGCTCTCGGTCGGCAACCTGTTCTCCCGCGGCGACATCCCCGCCGAGGGTTACTGGAGCTTCGGGACCGCCACCTCGGTGGGCCCGTGGATGCTCGGCTTCCTGCTCGGTGCGTTCACGATCGTCGGCTTCGAATCGGCCGCCAATCTGGCCGAGGAAACCAAGAAGCCCGAAATCGTCGTGCCCCGCGCGATGTGGCAGGCCGTCCTCGCCTCGGGCGTGCTGGGATTCCTGTTCCTGTTGGTCGTGACCGCCGCCGTCAACGATCCGACCGCACTGGCTCAATCGGGCACCCCGATCGCCGACATCATCCGTGACATCCTCGGCTCGTTCGTCGGCACCGCACTGCTCGTGCTGGTGGCGATCGCGATCTTCGCCTGCGGCCTGGTGATCCTGATGAGCGGCGTCCGGCTGGTCTGGGCGATGTCGCGTGATCAGCGCTTCCCGGGATGGCAATTGCTGCACAAGGTTTCGCCGCGTTTCCGCACGCCGGCCAATGCCACCGTGTTCATGGCGTGCACCTCGGCGGTGATCCTCGGGATCTTCTCGACCAGCACCGACGCCCTGTTCAAGCTGTTCTCCGCGGCAACCCTGCTGCCCGCGTCCATCTACGCCATCACGATCGCGCTGTACATCGCGACGCGCAAGAAGCTGCCGCCCAGCACCGGA
The genomic region above belongs to Mycolicibacterium sp. HK-90 and contains:
- a CDS encoding amino acid permease codes for the protein MTNSGTSPYGYTETLERGTGKFASFAVAFAFVSIATGIFTTYGSVLNSSGPMGIWTWPIVIVGQVAVALLLGSLAARIPVTGYAYQWVSRLANPILGWITGWISFTFLAIVVVAVDYTVAATVVPALFDFSGTPLTSFEITAGVLLLQALLVGLSTKWTERVNNFAVTAELIGMVALVVLLFIVGVIAHKLSVGNLFSRGDIPAEGYWSFGTATSVGPWMLGFLLGAFTIVGFESAANLAEETKKPEIVVPRAMWQAVLASGVLGFLFLLVVTAAVNDPTALAQSGTPIADIIRDILGSFVGTALLVLVAIAIFACGLVILMSGVRLVWAMSRDQRFPGWQLLHKVSPRFRTPANATVFMACTSAVILGIFSTSTDALFKLFSAATLLPASIYAITIALYIATRKKLPPSTGFSLGRWEVPVLVVAVVWLVFELSLFRDASFKDPWLYVLAMVAIGAVYLGYLLVTRGRDGLKMPEMASIDAELDQVATDTEDALK
- a CDS encoding DeoR/GlpR family DNA-binding transcription regulator; amino-acid sequence: MLPVERHEAIVEAVDSAQAISTDELVRRLGVSAETVRRDLALLEERGALRRVHGGAAAVADHRPIEPSYSERTMIRHQAKAQLARVAAGLLENGQTVIIDIGTTAVAVAHAIPRGFTGTVITPSLPVAVELADRPGIVVLLAGGRVRAGDLACSNAHTKAFFSDVYADIAFLGSGGVDAAAGLTDFHLDEIDVRRTIIANSARSYILADSSKLGQVAPYRVCDLSAIDGLITDQNTDPAVAAALQETGGVVMPARPASA